One Vicia villosa cultivar HV-30 ecotype Madison, WI linkage group LG5, Vvil1.0, whole genome shotgun sequence genomic window, cggcgggatgtcaggtcttgtctagtgcgatcatgagacccacgcccaatcgaggttcaaatggggtatcatcgttggcatgtagatgcaaaaatggtggtatctcaggagaactgataacgctggttgccatattgacctaccctgacctagattcacctgtgagtggggagggatatacatgacaggtaccgttggtgactactcagttctgttggtgactattgttcctttGGTTTTATGATACCTATGCCGAACCTTTGATCTCgtgacatctgacctacatcagttattcagagggttgtacagtggttactaatattatatggaccttgatcccatgcttgtgcattgcataacatcattacttcatccacttcatttgtgagggattctaaagtctatttccaaaaaaaaaaaaggaaaacagaaaaaatggaaaagaaaaaagaaaagatactatatgcaaaaaaagaaagaataaaagagaaacaaaagttgatgaaaatactttaggatcccttagaaatgaaacatgcattcatactatcatgcatttcatatttctctcagaagcttatgagggccctttctactcagattctgACTTCGGCAACAAATTGACTTCTAACCGCTACATGCTTGAAAgttaatgatggaacaactccgtgagaaCTTAaatgagatgaggacagaaatggggGTTAACCCAAGTcagtgtatggaggctattcaagcgTTTCCTCTTAGACAAGGAAAATTTGAGACAAGTTCGTCAAAGGCCAAATGCAAACGTTAATTTCACCTCAGGGAAAGTTCTTATGAATTAAAGTGTCTGATGtattgttgagattcctattcttgttAAGGAGATTTCGCatcatgagaacaatttggaaTTTGAAGCCTTCAGGTTCCTGATTATTGAATCCGATAAAAGCTTCCACCTCTTGGAGGAAAGGTTGAAAGTCATAAAAGATCGTGACTCTGCTTATATTTAGACATTGTTGGTTTCCGCCTAGGGCCTGATTTCAAGAACTACATGGGTTGTTTACTCTCACTCTGAATGGTTTGGATGTTGAAGCTAAAGTGATAAccatctcttgtacatatgtggaagtttcttggggctcccgaccgagggataagcaagacgtattcttatcttgagcattgcgccatttgcattgctcgagtCCCTAAAgaattacaaattcttgggtgacacCGTCAGAATCCTTTGCCATGTTGTAGCAACCtaccctaaaaattaaaggttttagagtcgccacctattctgaagggcgaataggaaaccctacgcagtatagagatcggggtaagttattataatcaggtcgagggaaggtgttaggcaccctcaaccctttcctaaggcttTGATTCTAAGGAAACAGTtatatggctaagagtattaaggtaaggtttatacTTTCGAGGgttaataattaagggaaataaaatcgggaaaaaatgagatttagagggaaggggactcgccttggttatccaagtgcctacgtatctccttagggagaatcagagtcaacgtagttcgggcacagggttgtacgccttagaatttgttTTGAGTGTATgctgacggtattttgaattaccatttcgcagttttgaaaaggtattttgaattaccttcgtagtttcgcagtatcAAAGAGATGAAAATCTCTGGTTTGTGGttggatgtgttttaagtgtttgggcgtacaaccctgatttgacaGGGCACCGTTAGAtacgatgatcaatagatttgatcagtatagctaacggattaaggggcattgctggttactcagatcgatagattgatcgtcgcggacagcaaattaattgtgttttaaatttatgtatttttatctctcgtctaatgtgactaatagatttagtcgggtcgaggagagaattaaacattattaaataataaattaaattgatcaaaaattatttatcgtctaatgcgactaataggtatagtcggttcgaggagaaaattaaattgaattatcaAAATaagaaacaattaaataattaggatttttacaaaattaattaattaattctattattatcatttttattttgtacAAGGGGGGTGCGTTCTGTTCAGGTTAGCAGTTTTTTTGGGTGTGTTATTAGCAACAGGACCTGGCCCATCAACATTGAGGCCCAGTTGGTTCAATGTGTGCGTGTACATGGTGTTGCGGTGGGTGGTCAGGATCACGGCCGTTCGTTCAGATCTGACGGACTGCATGTTCATTTGGCTGGGGGTGTATGGTTAGGGATGAAGCACCAGATCAACGTCCAGGTGCCAACAGGTGGCCGTCGAGGGGCCACGTGTCGCTAGTCCCACCACCGAGGAGATGTTATCCCTCTCTTCTCTCCACTTTCCCTCTCATTTCccatctttctttctctctctaactcaGACCTTCTCTCTCTTCGTTCTTTCTTTCGTTCTTAACACAAACCCAATACTCTCCTCTTCCGGCCATCACCAATAGCCTTAAACCTCCTTGGAACCACCATACCAACCCAGTTTCCGATGAAGATTCATCGTCTCCGCCGCCCAGATTCTTAAACTCACCCAGATCTCAACAATACCCATCCTAAACCCTAGAATCCTAATATAAAATCTCCAGAAAAACCATAATCGATGGGAAGCGCATGCAACAAAATTTAAGCTATGGGTTCTTAGATCTTAcctcttcagaagttctttgtgATTTACGTTTCCTCTTTGATTCTGATGTAATCCCTTTCCCTCTCGTTTCAGGTACGATGCAGTATCCAAGGGTTTGAAGGCTTCACGCTTTAACCTAATCCTTTCCTCAACCTCTCATCTTGTAGGTGCGGCGGCCAATCTTGGAGATTAGAGTTCGCCGCTGAAGAAGATTAGGCTTTGAGGGCTGAGTTCGAGTCTGCGGTGGAGCAAGAACACCTTAGGGTTTCTCCAGATTTCTCCCCTCCCCCTTCCCCTTCTGATTTCTTTTGTTTATATAGTTAGGGTTAGCTTTTAGATTAGGAAATTAACGATGAGAGGTTCAGATTCTTAGTTAGAATTAGTTTCAATCTTTGATCTTGATTCCGGATTCCTTTCAATGTAATCTTGtttttttcaattaataaagATTTGATTTTACTTATTTGTTAAGATTAGATTCAATGTTTTAATGTTTGATTGCGATTGAAGCTTTGATTCGCTTGTCTTTGTGATTCGTTCTGGATTTGGGCCTGATTCGTTTGCAGATTAGGGTTGGAGTGTTGGCTGCGGCGGCGCAGAGGTGGGGCTAGGGTTTGCGTGAGGTTGGTGAACAGGACCCGGGTCGGTCCTTGACCCGGTCCAAACCCAATCCAGCGTGGCCCAAACCGGTCCATGGCCCAACGCtccaatcaattcaattcctctcttttttttttcacacagcaaacaacaaaaagaacaaacaaaaaaacagtaatttctaataattcaattaattagttaattaatcagCAAACTTAATTAATCTATTTACTTGCTTAATTAACCTCTTAATCACTtgtgttattaatattattattattaagtttaatacaattaactaataataatatctaaaataatactaatattatcttaaacactaataataattaacttaattaaaccAATAATGACATACTAATAATCTCAAAATTAgtaggaaaaataataaaatgattaaatgaaAAGAGACAAATGGGCCCAAAAATAGATTGGATCTCAAATATTTGCTACCCACACCTCATTTCATTTAAAACCAATTTATacgggaattttataagagatcgagtttaataataggtctattaaaccctatggctcctagttttttaacgcccttaataaattgacagatgcaaattatgtcgggtaaattttggggtatgacagctgcccctatttaattaccttggattgaatggcgtgagaatacgcaagtctcacgcttttcgaatcgaagagttattaaataatagaAGACCCCTGAATTTACCTCGTGCTTGAGTGCGAGAAAAAggaatcgtcctgctaaagcctgagtcttacatagcgaagACTTGCAGTTAGTTATGTGATTAGCTTGCTATTATTGCTAGCAAGCTTTCGCGGTTTgcgaaccccacttactatagttctagtaagtttccatgATCTGTGAACCCTAAAAGGACTACTTGTCATaattctgacaagctcacctgcaccatttggatcatctgcccttaATCGGACAGATTTCACCTGTATAGAGGGTTGTCTTGTAAATGGGTATGCATAATGCGTATGTTCCTGTTGTTTGTAcgatgcaaatgtatgcatgttcACATATGTAAATGCTGCGTGCACGCGAATGAGTATGTATGATAGTGCTTATGTATAATGCATATGTGTAGTTTATCTATGAGTATAATGAACGACAAGGTTGTTATCATCGGTAAGATTACCGGGAAACATCAattaggtgattggaaagaatatctcagtaaggttactgacaTCAGCAAGGTTACTGGagaacatcaatcaggtgattggaaagaatatctcCGTAAGATTACTGGCATCGGTTAGGTTACCGGGAAACATCAATCGGGTGATTGGAAAGAATGTcttagtaaggttactggcatcggcaAGGTTACCGGagagcatcaatcaggtgattggaaagaatatctcagtaaggttactggcatcggtaaggttaccggaaaacatcaatcaggtgattggaaagaaaatctcagtaaggttactggcatcggtagggttaccggaaagcatcaatcaggtgattggaaaggtatctcagtaaggttactggcatcggtaaggttaccggaaaactccAAATTGTATGGTTTTGGTATTGATTTCTTtggaaaaaaatttgtatttgGGGGGATAAAGTGGCATAAGGTCGGGAAAGCTTACACAAAGCACCATTAAGAATAAATGATTTAAGGAAGAGATGTGGGGAATACCACTCGAGATACCTGAGGAAGAAAGAGTTCTCTTGGAGAAGTTACACAGGCCTAACTGGGGAAGTAAAGGGTGCTTGACAGAACTCTAATCTGACTTATGCTTCGATGCATGTTTGAATCTCCTTTTTTAGAGTAATGCTCTACCTAAATGAAAATGCTATGCGTTTTAGGAGGATGCAATGCGATATGCAATGATATCTATCAGGAGCTCAAAGGATGAAGTCTTCTGACTGTTGAGGAGTGCCAACCATCTGGATTTAAATCTTGATTCTTGCTGAGGATAAAGATCATGACTTCCCGACATTCTCTTCATATACACGAGTTGTTTAGCCTGCGCCTGAACTTAACTGGATCAAATAGTTGAAGAGGAGGAGATGGCCCTGCCTATTGTCTAGCCCTAGTCTGCAGGGCTTTTGAAGAGATCgcctcgagaggattttcagataTCTGCGCCATCGAGATAGAATGCCCCAGTGTCGTGAACTATGAAATAGTGCCCCTGACCAATCACAGTTAGAGATGGTTTTAGCCATGCTTGAGTAACAGCCCCTGATTATTCAATACTTTGAGACATTCTTCGAACCTTGAGTGATTGCCCCATTTTTGGATCTGTAAAAGATATGCCCCTGGGTGTTATTGTTTCGAGACTCGACCCAAGTCGATTGGATCTTAGGGTGGACGCCCCTAGTTAACAGGATCTTTGTATACCCCTGTGATCATTGGGATTTTGCCCCTGGTTAGGTGAACCCCCTggacgtggttcccccattcaagagtctttattagaaatgatagcCTCCATATTAACTGCATTcttactcaacagagtattcaaCTGCTTCTTTGCCCCTTAGGGTAATCCACTTTGAGATATATTTGCCCCCAACTTGACGGAGttatgaagacaacttgtccttcgggaaGATACACCTTTTCATCAGGAGCTCATTATGGAAGCTTCTTGGATGTCACGCACTCGTTCATATGCCAAGGATGTTCATAatgagaatgataattctaatgcaaagattatgtttgtcttgaaatttaaagaaactttttattgaaatgatgtcgtaacatcgattttttttatttattatattttttttatgaaatgtgGTATGATGCCAACTCAAAAGTTTCAGCAAGCCTCGTGCGAGTTAGATTACCATACtctcgtttacagtatgctttcgaattaaccatgcttcaattaggacttttgaaggttgtaacgtggccaggctcacggttttagaaaaaagatttaaggctcaaaaatatttggtgcccacccactCTCCGTGATattcttcagtcctaagttcaactaaCTTGACCTGAGTGTTCATCCCTCCAAAGGAATTTTagcatggttgaggaatcaatgaggatTTTCGGGCATgacagtcgctcaccttttcttCTTTGATCTTATAGTCGCACGACTTTGTCTTCATCTAgcaattttatcattatttttgtttgcctttcactttttcttcttcttttttttttttttttacaagtcgCGTGACTTTGCATTGTCTTTGATTtgctggaagtgattgcgactacctcattccatgattgatggagaattaccattgtggctaTAGCTGTCCaaacgggctacccggccctaaacgggccggccCTAGCGGGCCTCGGGCTTTTTCGGGCCGGGCCTAAAAAGCCCATTTTTATAAGGGCTCCGTTTTTACTACCCAGGCCCAACCCTGTTCGGGCCTCGGGCTTTTTCGGGCCGGGCCCAAAAAGCCcatttccaaaaaatatattaaatattctctttaatttaaaaaaataaattatattaagcttaatttttaaaaaaatattaaaatttgtttttatatttcactattataaaatatattttaaagaaatacaaaaatttgaattttttaattagtattaaatattaaattttattaattaaatattaaattttacaaTTTATCGGGCCCATGGGCTACCCGGAGCCCATATAGGCtggcccatttagggccgggcTCAAAAAGGCCCGAAACAAAATGGGCTCAAAAAATTAGGCCCAAGCCCTAACATTTTTCGGGCCCCGCGGGccggcccatgggcttcggcccattttgacgGCTCTAATTTTGGCATTGtgatcttttgacctcttgaagAATGAAGGATAAACAttgtggttttgacattcctcaacctttttgatagataaccattgttgtatccttagatccATATCCtcggtgagttttgaacactcggtcagattaactgaacactaccctgcccctgggttaaaatgGAGGTTTTTTCTAAATAGAAACGAAacttctacttcaaggctcaaaggggttaacgagggtctatctcccttatatctccggtgtttggggatttaaaacaatgcatgtacatcatcagcaaggttttattcaaaagcgcaccgtttgaaattcttggtatcacactcatcatcctccctccagagttacttgctttttttttctttttttgtttacaAAAGTTGAgtacaacaagaaaataaaagcgaatggattgtttcaagacaaaaatattcaatgtattatgattattattcaaaaACAAACGAGTTTTGCATACGAGAAAGTGCTgaacgaaacaagaaaattacaaatgagaatgcggAATGAAACATAGATTGCCAATATTgaagagacttgactccgtctggatcGATTGCTTCAGAAGGTACATCTTGCAATCTCGACCTCCATTCAGGCGTGGGGAATTCAATTTATGTGCAGACCGTTTGGCGTGAAGTTGATTGCcttggaatcaatgaggttttgaaCTGTGCCTTTGAATACATTGCAATCTTCAATCGAATGGCCAGGTGCCCCGGAATGGAACTCACAGTAGGCGTTGGGATCATATCCTTCAGGATAAAGAAAAGGAGGAGGCCCAAGCTCTTTTAATTCCACTAAAGAATTTCGGAGTAGGTGAGAGAGCAACTGACTATGCGGTATTGGAATTGGTTCATATACCTTTCTTGGCCTTCTCAGATTCTGCCCACCTTGTGGTCGGCGATTTTGTCTATATCTCTGTTGTTGTTGCGGAGCGTACTTAACTGATTGATCATATGGAACAGGCTTTTGTTGCACAAATTGAACTGGTGGCTGGCTAATAGTTGCAGCACAAATTTGTGGAGCATCCTGATTAGGAATAATTTCTGTCATCTGATAGCAAGGCATCTGAACTGGAGAATAAGCATGATCTTTCTCTTCAACTTCGGAAATTGTACTTGTTTCTTCACCATCCTGTTCTGGGAATTTAAAATTAGTAGCAGCATTCTGAATCTTACCAGTCAGAAGACCAtgctcaattctttctcctatgACAACCAAAGTTGAGAATTCAGAAGCGGCACATCCAACCATCCGATTCAGATAGGGGTCTTGTAAAGTGTCCATGAACATGTCTATAAGTTCTCGTTCCAAAaggggaggttgaactctggCAGCTAGCtccctccatctttgtgcatactctctaAAGGATTCgtcaaccttctgagtcaaacctTGAAGTTGAATTCTGGTGGGAACCATATCACTATTATGTTTGTAATGCTTGAAAAAGGCTTTGGCTAGATCTTTCCAAGTTCGGATGTTGGTCCTTTCAAGCTGGGTATACCATTCAAGAGATGCCCCACTAAGACTATCCTGAAATAAGTGCATTAGAagtttatcattttctgcataaggagccatcttgttgcaaaattcCTTGATGTGTGTTATTgggcaagtggtacccttgtacttctcaaagttggggactttgaacttagcaggaatcttgatatcaggcactaggcataaACTATCAGCATCTAAACCAAGGCAATCACGATCCTCGATAGCTTTCAATCTCTTATCCAAAAGACGAAGCTTACCCTCATCTTCATCCATTGGAAACTTAAAGGTATCATATGACGAAACAGAAAGATTTTCACGGTGCGGAGCCTCGTTGACGCGAACTTGCATAGTGTTTCTAACATTCTGATTCAAAGGGACCTCTTGGGTAGGATTGACGACTTTTTGATGAACGCCACTTGGATTAACAGTAACATCAGGCCTCTGAACAGGCTGCCTTAACTCTCCTCGTCCACTGGTAACGGTTtggatagcttccaaaaattGACCCATGGTAGTCCCTATCTGAGCCCTAATCTCTGCCATGTCTGTCTGAATTTGTTCCATGATTAACCTCAAATGTCGGGAAATCAACTTCGCAGTCTCTGATTCCAAATACAAGTCAAGATGCGAATGAGCTCCTTATAGAAATGCATgtcatgtatgaatgataaacCCATATGATGCGATGGtatatgaatatattttattttatgtttttttttcatgCAATGCAATGTGGTATGGAGTGGGGGTTACTATAAGGATGCCCCACACATTTTAAGGGCTAAACCCAAG contains:
- the LOC131604341 gene encoding uncharacterized protein LOC131604341, with the protein product MEQIQTDMAEIRAQIGTTMGQFLEAIQTVTSGRGELRQPVQRPDVTVNPSGVHQKVVNPTQEVPLNQNVRNTMQVRVNEAPHRENLSVSSYDTFKFPMDEDEGKLRLLDKRLKAIEDRDCLGLDADSLCLDSLSGASLEWYTQLERTNIRTWKDLAKAFFKHYKHNSDMVPTRIQLQGLTQKVDESFREYAQRWRELAARVQPPLLERELIDMFMDTLQDPYLNRMVGCAASEFSTLVVIGERIEHGLLTGKIQNAATNFKFPEQDGEETSTISEVEEKDHAYSPVQMPCYQMTEIIPNQDAPQICAATISQPPVQFVQQKPVPYDQSVKYAPQQQQRYRQNRRPQGGQNLRRPRKVYEPIPIPHSQLLSHLLRNSLVELKELGPPPFLYPEGYDPNAYCEFHSGAPGHSIEDCNVFKGTVQNLIDSKAINFTPNGLHIN